In Aphelocoma coerulescens isolate FSJ_1873_10779 chromosome 3, UR_Acoe_1.0, whole genome shotgun sequence, a single window of DNA contains:
- the BICRAL gene encoding BRD4-interacting chromatin-remodeling complex-associated protein-like isoform X1: MDDDDDESCLLDLIGDPQALNYFLHGPSSKSSNEDLTNAEYSVANSNSIFANSNNTDPKSSVKGVSGQLGEGPSDGLQLSSSLQFLEDELVSSPLPDLTEDQPFDILQKSLQEANITEQTLAEEAYLDASVGSSQQFAQAQLHPSSSASFTQASNVSNYSGQTLQPIGVTQVVQQPVGASFASNTVGVQHGFMQHVGISVPGQHLSNSSQISGSGQIQLIGSFSNQPSMMTINNLDGSQIILKGNGQQTPANMSSGLLVHRQTPNGNSLFSNSNSSPVAQPVTVPFNSTNFQTSLPVHNIIIQRGLAPNSNKVPINIQPKPIQMGQQTAYNVNNLGIQQHHVQQGIPFASANSPQSSVVGPHMSVNIVNQQQNTRKSVTPQTVSNAGGSIVIHSPMGQPHAPQNQFLIPTSLSVNSNSVHHVQAINGQLLQTQPSQLVPGQVSAEHVMLNRNSTNMLRANQSYSGQMLNNQNTAVQLVSGQTFTAPGNQVIVNHGTSQIVGGQVPLQQASPTVLHLSPSQANVSQGRSSFTTMSPGQSTVSNMSASNRFAAVSSSGSVHPSLGASVQSVASGGNFTGDQLVQNRAQVAVSASHRLPASSSKSVSTFSHTSVGVTQQQFAFGQKKAVNQTSPVSASKTQDNMRQPQLTSLLSNTLSGQDSGGKIIQQSLGTAQTQEKVIGSSSVQQSIQVDGHLVGQKRPAAKQLTKGAFILQQLQKDQVHAVTPDKSRFRSLNDAVQRLLSYHVCQGSLPTEEDLRKVDSEFESVATQLLKRTQAMLNKYRCLLIEDAMRINPSAEMVMIDRMFNQEERASLTRDKRLALVDPDGYQADFCCSAKQFEKTAEETQSSKSDHQSSKTLPSRSQTTKTQARDRPKSSSAESTNHSKLPLVPNNIVTPQEGKASSKKSESLTKALKFEKANCSSESQYMALSEERMSGKDLAKSTENSSSSEDLSKIVSRGSHGTHNKISRNTVQSFSKVICNNSLQDKTLRSSPKNEVLHPDNRKGSGEPQQDLLLSKSLETTFKNILELKKAGRQPQNEAASSGSVELEFPNFSPIASQENCLEKFIPDHSESAVETDSILEAAVNSILEC, encoded by the exons ATggatgatgacgatgatgaaTCCTGTCTCCTTGATCTTATTGG gGACCCACAAGCGCTGAATTATTTTCTACATGGACCTAGTAGTAAATCG AGCAATGAAGACTTGACTAATGCAGAATATTCTGTAGCCAACTCAAATTCGATTTTCGCCAACTCCAAC AACACTGATCCTAAGTCGTCTGTAAAAGGTGTAAGTGGTCAGCTTGGAGAGGGGCCTAGTGATGGACTGCAGCTGTCCAGTAGCCTTCAGTTTCTTGAAGATGAACTTGTGTCTTCTCCATTACCTGATCTTACTGAGGATCAGCCTTTTGATATTCTTCAGAAGTCGTTGCAGGAGGCCAATATTACTGAACAGACTTTGGCGGAAGAGGCATATTTGGATGCCAGTGTAGGTTCTAGCCAACAGTTTGCACAAGCTCAGCTTCATCCTTCTTCATCAGCATCCTTTACTCAGGCTTCTAATGTTTCTAATTACTCAGGTCAGACGTTGCAACCTATAGGAGTTACTCAAGTGGTACAGCAACCTGTTGGAGCATCATTTGCAAGCAATACAGTCGGTGTGCAACATGGCTTTATGCAACATGTCGGAATTAGTGTTCCTGGCCAGCATTTGTCTAATAGCAGCCAGATTAGTGGTTCTGGGCAGATACAGCTGATTGGTTCATTTAGTAATCAACCTTCCATGATGACCATCAATAACCTCGATGGATCTCAGATAATACTGAAAGGCAATGGTCAGCAAACACCTGCAAACATGAGCAGTGGCCTCTTGGTTCATAGACAAACTCCAAATGGGAACTCGCTCTTCAGTAACTCAAATTCAAGTCCAGTAGCACAACCCGTAACTGTTCCATTTAACAGCACAAATTTTCAGACTTCGTTGCCTGTCCATAATATCATCATTCAAAGGGGTTTGGCACCAAACTCTAACAAAGTTCCTATTAATATCCAACCAAAGCCTATTCAGATGGGTCAGCAGACTGCTTACAATGTGAATAACTTGGGAATACAGCAACATCATGTACAGCAAGGGATTCCATTTGCTTCTGCAAACTCACCTCAAAGTTCAGTAGTTGGTCCTCATATGTCTGTTAATATTGTTAATCAACaacaaaatacaagaaaatcaGTTACACCTCAGACAGTTAGCAATGCTGGAGGTAGTATTGTTATCCATTCTCCTATGGGACAGCCTCATGCACCTCAAAACCAGTTTCTCATACCTACAAGTTTGTCTGTTAATTCTAACTCAGTTCATCATGTCCAGGCCATAAATGGACAACTTCTTCAGACTCAGCCTTCCCAGCTGGTTCCTGGCCAAGTGTCTGCTGAGCATGTAATGCTCAACAGGAACTCTACAAACATGCTAAGAGCCAACCAGTCGTATTCAGGACAGATGCTGAATAATCAGAACACAGCTGTTCAGCTTGTTTCCGGCCAGACATTCACAGCTCCTGGAAACCAAGTTATAGTAAATCATGGAACTTCCCAAATTGTTGGTGGACAGGTGCCACTGCAGCAGGCGTCGCCAACCGTGTTGCATTTGTCACCCAGCCAAGCTAATGTTTCTCAAGGCAGATCGAGTTTTACTACCATGTCACCTGGGCAGTCCACAGTCTCAAATATGTCAGCTTCTAATAGATTTGCTGCTGTAAGTTCTTCTGGTTCAGTACATCCCAGCTTGGGAGCATCGGTTCAGTCTGTCGCATCAGGAGGGAACTTCACAGGAGATCAGCTGGTCCAGAACAGAGCTCAAGTTGCCGTCAGTGCATCCCATCGTCTTCCAGCATCCTCCTCCAAGTCTGTCAGCACCTTTAGTCACACGTCTGTGGGAGTAACACAACAACAGTTTGCCTTTGGTCAG AAGAAGGCTGTGAACCAGACATCACCAGTTTCTGCATCGAAGACACAGGATAATATGAGACAGCCTCAGCTAACAAGTCTTCTGAGCAACACACTATCAG gacAGGACTCTGGAGGAAAAATTATACAACAATCTCTAGGAACAGCACAGACACAAGAAAAAGTGATAGGATCATCATCAGTTCAGCAGAGTATCCAG GTGGATGGTCATTTAGTTGGACAGAAAAGGCCTGCTGCTAAGCAGTTAACTAAAGGAGCTTT TATTCTACAGCAATTACAGAAGGATCAGGTACATGCTGTGACACCAGATAAAAGCCGGTTCAGATCATTAAATGATGCAGTTCAGAGACTCCTTTCATACCATGTGTGCCAGGGATCACTGCCAACAGAAGAAGATTTAAGAAaag TGGACAGTGAATTTGAATCTGTAGCTACACAGCTTCTGAAGAGGACGCAGGCTATGCTGAACAAATACAGATGTTTGCTTATAGAAGATGCAATG cGGATAAATCCTTCTGCAGAAATGGTTATGATTGATAGGATGTTTAACCAGGAGGAAAGAGCATCTCTGACCCGGGATAAGCGTCTTGCACTTGTGGATCCTG ATGGTTATCAGGCCGATTTTTGTTGTTCTGCCAAACAATTTGAGAAAACAGCTGAAGAAACACAGTCCAGCAAAAGTGACCATCAGTCTAGCAAAACATTACCTTCTCGAAGTCAGACTACCAAAACCCAAGCCAGAGACcgaccaaaatccagctcagcAGAGTCCACAAATCACAGTAAACTTCCTCTAGTGCCTAACAACATTGTGACACCACAAGAAGGAAAAGCTTCTTCTAAAAAATCTGAGAGCCTCACTAAAgctttaaagtttgaaaaagctAATTGTTCTTCAGAGAGCCAATACATGGCCCTTTCTGAAGAAAGGATGAGTGGGAAAGATCTTGCCAAGTCCACTGAGAATTCTTCAAGTTCTGAAGACTTGTCAAAAATTGTGTCAAGAGGCAGTCATGGAACACACAATAAAATATCAAGGAACACAGTTCAATCTTTCTCAAAGGTAATATGTAATAATTCACTTCAAGACAAAACTCTGAGGAGCTCTCCAAAGAATGAGGTTTTGCATCCTGATAACAGGAAAGGCTCTGGTGAACCCCAGCAAGACTTACTGCTCAGTAAGAGTTTAGAAACTACATTTAAAAACATCTTGGAACTTAAAAAAGCTGGGAGGCAGCCACAAAATGAGGCAGCAAGTAGTGGCTCGGTTGAATTAGAGTTTCCTAATTTTTCACCTATTGCTTCACAAGAGAACTGCCTGGAAAAATTTATTCCAGACCACAGTGAAAGTGCTGTAGAAACTGACTCTATTTTAGAAGCAGCTGTAAATAGTATCTTAGAGTGTTAA
- the BICRAL gene encoding BRD4-interacting chromatin-remodeling complex-associated protein-like isoform X2, with protein MDDDDDESCLLDLIGDPQALNYFLHGPSSKSSNEDLTNAEYSVANSNSIFANSNNTDPKSSVKGVSGQLGEGPSDGLQLSSSLQFLEDELVSSPLPDLTEDQPFDILQKSLQEANITEQTLAEEAYLDASVGSSQQFAQAQLHPSSSASFTQASNVSNYSGQTLQPIGVTQVVQQPVGASFASNTVGVQHGFMQHVGISVPGQHLSNSSQISGSGQIQLIGSFSNQPSMMTINNLDGSQIILKGNGQQTPANMSSGLLVHRQTPNGNSLFSNSNSSPVAQPVTVPFNSTNFQTSLPVHNIIIQRGLAPNSNKVPINIQPKPIQMGQQTAYNVNNLGIQQHHVQQGIPFASANSPQSSVVGPHMSVNIVNQQQNTRKSVTPQTVSNAGGSIVIHSPMGQPHAPQNQFLIPTSLSVNSNSVHHVQAINGQLLQTQPSQLVPGQVSAEHVMLNRNSTNMLRANQSYSGQMLNNQNTAVQLVSGQTFTAPGNQVIVNHGTSQIVGGQVPLQQASPTVLHLSPSQANVSQGRSSFTTMSPGQSTVSNMSASNRFAAVSSSGSVHPSLGASVQSVASGGNFTGDQLVQNRAQVAVSASHRLPASSSKSVSTFSHTSVGVTQQQFAFGQKKAVNQTSPVSASKTQDNMRQPQLTSLLSNTLSGQDSGGKIIQQSLGTAQTQEKVIGSSSVQQSIQVDGHLVGQKRPAAKQLTKGAFILQQLQKDQVHAVTPDKSRFRSLNDAVQRLLSYHVCQGSLPTEEDLRKVDSEFESVATQLLKRTQAMLNKYRCLLIEDAMRINPSAEMVMIDRMFNQEERASLTRDKRLALVDPDGYQADFCCSAKQFEKTAEETQSSKSDHQSSKTLPSRSQTTKTQARDRPKSSSAESTNHSKLPLVPNNIVTPQEGKASSKKSESLTKALKFEKANCSSESQYMALSEERMSGKDLAKSTENSSSSEDLSKIVSRGSHGTHNKISRNTVQSFSKRERSRM; from the exons ATggatgatgacgatgatgaaTCCTGTCTCCTTGATCTTATTGG gGACCCACAAGCGCTGAATTATTTTCTACATGGACCTAGTAGTAAATCG AGCAATGAAGACTTGACTAATGCAGAATATTCTGTAGCCAACTCAAATTCGATTTTCGCCAACTCCAAC AACACTGATCCTAAGTCGTCTGTAAAAGGTGTAAGTGGTCAGCTTGGAGAGGGGCCTAGTGATGGACTGCAGCTGTCCAGTAGCCTTCAGTTTCTTGAAGATGAACTTGTGTCTTCTCCATTACCTGATCTTACTGAGGATCAGCCTTTTGATATTCTTCAGAAGTCGTTGCAGGAGGCCAATATTACTGAACAGACTTTGGCGGAAGAGGCATATTTGGATGCCAGTGTAGGTTCTAGCCAACAGTTTGCACAAGCTCAGCTTCATCCTTCTTCATCAGCATCCTTTACTCAGGCTTCTAATGTTTCTAATTACTCAGGTCAGACGTTGCAACCTATAGGAGTTACTCAAGTGGTACAGCAACCTGTTGGAGCATCATTTGCAAGCAATACAGTCGGTGTGCAACATGGCTTTATGCAACATGTCGGAATTAGTGTTCCTGGCCAGCATTTGTCTAATAGCAGCCAGATTAGTGGTTCTGGGCAGATACAGCTGATTGGTTCATTTAGTAATCAACCTTCCATGATGACCATCAATAACCTCGATGGATCTCAGATAATACTGAAAGGCAATGGTCAGCAAACACCTGCAAACATGAGCAGTGGCCTCTTGGTTCATAGACAAACTCCAAATGGGAACTCGCTCTTCAGTAACTCAAATTCAAGTCCAGTAGCACAACCCGTAACTGTTCCATTTAACAGCACAAATTTTCAGACTTCGTTGCCTGTCCATAATATCATCATTCAAAGGGGTTTGGCACCAAACTCTAACAAAGTTCCTATTAATATCCAACCAAAGCCTATTCAGATGGGTCAGCAGACTGCTTACAATGTGAATAACTTGGGAATACAGCAACATCATGTACAGCAAGGGATTCCATTTGCTTCTGCAAACTCACCTCAAAGTTCAGTAGTTGGTCCTCATATGTCTGTTAATATTGTTAATCAACaacaaaatacaagaaaatcaGTTACACCTCAGACAGTTAGCAATGCTGGAGGTAGTATTGTTATCCATTCTCCTATGGGACAGCCTCATGCACCTCAAAACCAGTTTCTCATACCTACAAGTTTGTCTGTTAATTCTAACTCAGTTCATCATGTCCAGGCCATAAATGGACAACTTCTTCAGACTCAGCCTTCCCAGCTGGTTCCTGGCCAAGTGTCTGCTGAGCATGTAATGCTCAACAGGAACTCTACAAACATGCTAAGAGCCAACCAGTCGTATTCAGGACAGATGCTGAATAATCAGAACACAGCTGTTCAGCTTGTTTCCGGCCAGACATTCACAGCTCCTGGAAACCAAGTTATAGTAAATCATGGAACTTCCCAAATTGTTGGTGGACAGGTGCCACTGCAGCAGGCGTCGCCAACCGTGTTGCATTTGTCACCCAGCCAAGCTAATGTTTCTCAAGGCAGATCGAGTTTTACTACCATGTCACCTGGGCAGTCCACAGTCTCAAATATGTCAGCTTCTAATAGATTTGCTGCTGTAAGTTCTTCTGGTTCAGTACATCCCAGCTTGGGAGCATCGGTTCAGTCTGTCGCATCAGGAGGGAACTTCACAGGAGATCAGCTGGTCCAGAACAGAGCTCAAGTTGCCGTCAGTGCATCCCATCGTCTTCCAGCATCCTCCTCCAAGTCTGTCAGCACCTTTAGTCACACGTCTGTGGGAGTAACACAACAACAGTTTGCCTTTGGTCAG AAGAAGGCTGTGAACCAGACATCACCAGTTTCTGCATCGAAGACACAGGATAATATGAGACAGCCTCAGCTAACAAGTCTTCTGAGCAACACACTATCAG gacAGGACTCTGGAGGAAAAATTATACAACAATCTCTAGGAACAGCACAGACACAAGAAAAAGTGATAGGATCATCATCAGTTCAGCAGAGTATCCAG GTGGATGGTCATTTAGTTGGACAGAAAAGGCCTGCTGCTAAGCAGTTAACTAAAGGAGCTTT TATTCTACAGCAATTACAGAAGGATCAGGTACATGCTGTGACACCAGATAAAAGCCGGTTCAGATCATTAAATGATGCAGTTCAGAGACTCCTTTCATACCATGTGTGCCAGGGATCACTGCCAACAGAAGAAGATTTAAGAAaag TGGACAGTGAATTTGAATCTGTAGCTACACAGCTTCTGAAGAGGACGCAGGCTATGCTGAACAAATACAGATGTTTGCTTATAGAAGATGCAATG cGGATAAATCCTTCTGCAGAAATGGTTATGATTGATAGGATGTTTAACCAGGAGGAAAGAGCATCTCTGACCCGGGATAAGCGTCTTGCACTTGTGGATCCTG ATGGTTATCAGGCCGATTTTTGTTGTTCTGCCAAACAATTTGAGAAAACAGCTGAAGAAACACAGTCCAGCAAAAGTGACCATCAGTCTAGCAAAACATTACCTTCTCGAAGTCAGACTACCAAAACCCAAGCCAGAGACcgaccaaaatccagctcagcAGAGTCCACAAATCACAGTAAACTTCCTCTAGTGCCTAACAACATTGTGACACCACAAGAAGGAAAAGCTTCTTCTAAAAAATCTGAGAGCCTCACTAAAgctttaaagtttgaaaaagctAATTGTTCTTCAGAGAGCCAATACATGGCCCTTTCTGAAGAAAGGATGAGTGGGAAAGATCTTGCCAAGTCCACTGAGAATTCTTCAAGTTCTGAAGACTTGTCAAAAATTGTGTCAAGAGGCAGTCATGGAACACACAATAAAATATCAAGGAACACAGTTCAATCTTTCTCAAAG
- the BICRAL gene encoding BRD4-interacting chromatin-remodeling complex-associated protein-like isoform X3, whose protein sequence is MDDDDDESCLLDLIGDPQALNYFLHGPSSKSSNEDLTNAEYSVANSNSIFANSNNTDPKSSVKGVSGQLGEGPSDGLQLSSSLQFLEDELVSSPLPDLTEDQPFDILQKSLQEANITEQTLAEEAYLDASVGSSQQFAQAQLHPSSSASFTQASNVSNYSGQTLQPIGVTQVVQQPVGASFASNTVGVQHGFMQHVGISVPGQHLSNSSQISGSGQIQLIGSFSNQPSMMTINNLDGSQIILKGNGQQTPANMSSGLLVHRQTPNGNSLFSNSNSSPVAQPVTVPFNSTNFQTSLPVHNIIIQRGLAPNSNKVPINIQPKPIQMGQQTAYNVNNLGIQQHHVQQGIPFASANSPQSSVVGPHMSVNIVNQQQNTRKSVTPQTVSNAGGSIVIHSPMGQPHAPQNQFLIPTSLSVNSNSVHHVQAINGQLLQTQPSQLVPGQVSAEHVMLNRNSTNMLRANQSYSGQMLNNQNTAVQLVSGQTFTAPGNQVIVNHGTSQIVGGQVPLQQASPTVLHLSPSQANVSQGRSSFTTMSPGQSTVSNMSASNRFAAVSSSGSVHPSLGASVQSVASGGNFTGDQLVQNRAQVAVSASHRLPASSSKSVSTFSHTSVGVTQQQFAFGQKKAVNQTSPVSASKTQDNMRQPQLTSLLSNTLSGQDSGGKIIQQSLGTAQTQEKVIGSSSVQQSIQVDGHLVGQKRPAAKQLTKGAFILQQLQKDQVHAVTPDKSRFRSLNDAVQRLLSYHVCQGSLPTEEDLRKVDSEFESVATQLLKRTQAMLNKYRCLLIEDAMRINPSAEMVMIDRMFNQEERASLTRDKRLALVDPDGYQADFCCSAKQFEKTAEETQSSKSDHQSSKTLPSRSQTTKTQARDRPKSSSAESTNHSKLPLVPNNIVTPQEGKASSKKSESLTKALKFEKANCSSESQYMALSEERMSGKDLAKSTENSSSSEDLSKIVSRGSHGTHNKISRNTVQSFSKKEC, encoded by the exons ATggatgatgacgatgatgaaTCCTGTCTCCTTGATCTTATTGG gGACCCACAAGCGCTGAATTATTTTCTACATGGACCTAGTAGTAAATCG AGCAATGAAGACTTGACTAATGCAGAATATTCTGTAGCCAACTCAAATTCGATTTTCGCCAACTCCAAC AACACTGATCCTAAGTCGTCTGTAAAAGGTGTAAGTGGTCAGCTTGGAGAGGGGCCTAGTGATGGACTGCAGCTGTCCAGTAGCCTTCAGTTTCTTGAAGATGAACTTGTGTCTTCTCCATTACCTGATCTTACTGAGGATCAGCCTTTTGATATTCTTCAGAAGTCGTTGCAGGAGGCCAATATTACTGAACAGACTTTGGCGGAAGAGGCATATTTGGATGCCAGTGTAGGTTCTAGCCAACAGTTTGCACAAGCTCAGCTTCATCCTTCTTCATCAGCATCCTTTACTCAGGCTTCTAATGTTTCTAATTACTCAGGTCAGACGTTGCAACCTATAGGAGTTACTCAAGTGGTACAGCAACCTGTTGGAGCATCATTTGCAAGCAATACAGTCGGTGTGCAACATGGCTTTATGCAACATGTCGGAATTAGTGTTCCTGGCCAGCATTTGTCTAATAGCAGCCAGATTAGTGGTTCTGGGCAGATACAGCTGATTGGTTCATTTAGTAATCAACCTTCCATGATGACCATCAATAACCTCGATGGATCTCAGATAATACTGAAAGGCAATGGTCAGCAAACACCTGCAAACATGAGCAGTGGCCTCTTGGTTCATAGACAAACTCCAAATGGGAACTCGCTCTTCAGTAACTCAAATTCAAGTCCAGTAGCACAACCCGTAACTGTTCCATTTAACAGCACAAATTTTCAGACTTCGTTGCCTGTCCATAATATCATCATTCAAAGGGGTTTGGCACCAAACTCTAACAAAGTTCCTATTAATATCCAACCAAAGCCTATTCAGATGGGTCAGCAGACTGCTTACAATGTGAATAACTTGGGAATACAGCAACATCATGTACAGCAAGGGATTCCATTTGCTTCTGCAAACTCACCTCAAAGTTCAGTAGTTGGTCCTCATATGTCTGTTAATATTGTTAATCAACaacaaaatacaagaaaatcaGTTACACCTCAGACAGTTAGCAATGCTGGAGGTAGTATTGTTATCCATTCTCCTATGGGACAGCCTCATGCACCTCAAAACCAGTTTCTCATACCTACAAGTTTGTCTGTTAATTCTAACTCAGTTCATCATGTCCAGGCCATAAATGGACAACTTCTTCAGACTCAGCCTTCCCAGCTGGTTCCTGGCCAAGTGTCTGCTGAGCATGTAATGCTCAACAGGAACTCTACAAACATGCTAAGAGCCAACCAGTCGTATTCAGGACAGATGCTGAATAATCAGAACACAGCTGTTCAGCTTGTTTCCGGCCAGACATTCACAGCTCCTGGAAACCAAGTTATAGTAAATCATGGAACTTCCCAAATTGTTGGTGGACAGGTGCCACTGCAGCAGGCGTCGCCAACCGTGTTGCATTTGTCACCCAGCCAAGCTAATGTTTCTCAAGGCAGATCGAGTTTTACTACCATGTCACCTGGGCAGTCCACAGTCTCAAATATGTCAGCTTCTAATAGATTTGCTGCTGTAAGTTCTTCTGGTTCAGTACATCCCAGCTTGGGAGCATCGGTTCAGTCTGTCGCATCAGGAGGGAACTTCACAGGAGATCAGCTGGTCCAGAACAGAGCTCAAGTTGCCGTCAGTGCATCCCATCGTCTTCCAGCATCCTCCTCCAAGTCTGTCAGCACCTTTAGTCACACGTCTGTGGGAGTAACACAACAACAGTTTGCCTTTGGTCAG AAGAAGGCTGTGAACCAGACATCACCAGTTTCTGCATCGAAGACACAGGATAATATGAGACAGCCTCAGCTAACAAGTCTTCTGAGCAACACACTATCAG gacAGGACTCTGGAGGAAAAATTATACAACAATCTCTAGGAACAGCACAGACACAAGAAAAAGTGATAGGATCATCATCAGTTCAGCAGAGTATCCAG GTGGATGGTCATTTAGTTGGACAGAAAAGGCCTGCTGCTAAGCAGTTAACTAAAGGAGCTTT TATTCTACAGCAATTACAGAAGGATCAGGTACATGCTGTGACACCAGATAAAAGCCGGTTCAGATCATTAAATGATGCAGTTCAGAGACTCCTTTCATACCATGTGTGCCAGGGATCACTGCCAACAGAAGAAGATTTAAGAAaag TGGACAGTGAATTTGAATCTGTAGCTACACAGCTTCTGAAGAGGACGCAGGCTATGCTGAACAAATACAGATGTTTGCTTATAGAAGATGCAATG cGGATAAATCCTTCTGCAGAAATGGTTATGATTGATAGGATGTTTAACCAGGAGGAAAGAGCATCTCTGACCCGGGATAAGCGTCTTGCACTTGTGGATCCTG ATGGTTATCAGGCCGATTTTTGTTGTTCTGCCAAACAATTTGAGAAAACAGCTGAAGAAACACAGTCCAGCAAAAGTGACCATCAGTCTAGCAAAACATTACCTTCTCGAAGTCAGACTACCAAAACCCAAGCCAGAGACcgaccaaaatccagctcagcAGAGTCCACAAATCACAGTAAACTTCCTCTAGTGCCTAACAACATTGTGACACCACAAGAAGGAAAAGCTTCTTCTAAAAAATCTGAGAGCCTCACTAAAgctttaaagtttgaaaaagctAATTGTTCTTCAGAGAGCCAATACATGGCCCTTTCTGAAGAAAGGATGAGTGGGAAAGATCTTGCCAAGTCCACTGAGAATTCTTCAAGTTCTGAAGACTTGTCAAAAATTGTGTCAAGAGGCAGTCATGGAACACACAATAAAATATCAAGGAACACAGTTCAATCTTTCTCAAAG AAAGAATGCTGA